The following proteins come from a genomic window of Gordonia westfalica:
- a CDS encoding type I restriction endonuclease subunit R has translation MSDVGQIERKAQDRVVRLFREQLGYEYLGNWEGRAGNSNIERQLLIQNLKARGYDDNLVNRAVEKLDKAAAVGAGHDLYEANKDVYGLLRYGVKVQPGAGEKSETIWLIDWATPEANHFALAEEVTIAGEHTKRPDIVFYVNGLALGTLELKRSKVAVSEGIRQTIGNQNKQFIRSFFSTVQFVFAGNDVEGLRYGVIDTPEKYWLEWKEPSDVEDPLDRALLQLCDKDRFLELVHDFIVFDAGVKKGPRHNQYFGVKAAQERIAKREGGIIWHTQGSGKSLTMVWLAKWIREHQDDARVLLITDRTELDDQIEGVFNGVNEQIYRTKSGSDLIGTLNTSEEWLICSLVHKFRGADTDASDDDATTDFIKELNARLPKDFKAKGNIFVFVDEAHRTQSGKMHTAMKELLPGAMFIGFTGTPLLKADKATSIETFGSFIHTYKFDEAVEDGVVLDLRYEARNIDQDLTSPDKVDKWFEAKTKGMTDLSKAELKKRWGTMQKVVSSEPRARQIVDDILMDMETKPRLMDKRGNAMLVGSSIYQACKFYELFNATDLKGKCAIVTSYTPNASDISKEDSGEGKTEKLRQYDIYRRMLADYFGESEDAAMGKVEQFEKEVKEQFVKHPGQMRLLIVVDKLLTGFDAPSATYLYIDKKMRDHGLFQAICRVNRLDGEDKDYGYIVDYQDLFNSLEDAITDYTSGALDGYEKKDIDGLLSDRIEKSRDDLDDALERIRALVEPVAPPKGTLQYQQYFCAKDQGDAEQLKANEPKRVELYKEVSAVSRAYSNLANEMADAGYSDSEAAAIKTEIAHYVDVRAEVKLGAGEDIDFKQYEAGMRYLLDTYIRADASEVVSEFENTGLVDLIVKLGAGAIDKLPPGIKKDPEAVAETITNNMRKVIIDEHAMNPKYYDKMSELLDAIIEQRRQQAIDYQAYLAKLLEAAKKLGTGEGTGHSYPDWVNDGARKALVDFTWPDVEIARSLDEAVRTTKPDAWVGNPLKEKVVKRALRRTLPNDYDDDKLDEVFNLVKARDEYR, from the coding sequence ATGAGCGATGTGGGTCAGATCGAGCGCAAAGCGCAGGATCGCGTCGTCAGACTGTTCCGCGAACAGCTCGGCTATGAGTATCTTGGCAACTGGGAAGGCCGCGCTGGAAACTCGAACATCGAGCGGCAGTTGCTGATTCAGAATCTTAAGGCTCGTGGTTACGACGACAATCTGGTTAACCGCGCCGTCGAGAAGCTCGACAAGGCTGCCGCTGTGGGCGCTGGTCACGACCTGTACGAGGCGAACAAAGATGTCTATGGCCTGCTTCGCTACGGGGTAAAGGTACAGCCGGGCGCCGGTGAGAAGTCTGAGACAATCTGGCTCATCGACTGGGCGACGCCCGAAGCAAATCACTTCGCCCTGGCGGAAGAAGTCACGATCGCCGGAGAGCACACCAAGCGTCCTGACATCGTCTTCTACGTCAACGGTCTCGCACTGGGGACCCTCGAACTCAAGCGGTCGAAAGTCGCGGTCTCCGAAGGTATTCGGCAGACAATCGGCAACCAAAACAAGCAGTTCATCCGCTCATTCTTCTCGACGGTTCAGTTCGTCTTCGCCGGCAATGACGTCGAGGGACTGCGCTACGGCGTGATTGACACACCTGAGAAGTACTGGCTGGAGTGGAAAGAGCCCTCGGATGTCGAGGACCCGCTTGACCGGGCGCTGCTGCAACTGTGCGACAAAGACCGGTTCCTGGAACTCGTTCACGACTTCATCGTCTTCGACGCGGGCGTGAAGAAGGGGCCGCGCCACAACCAGTACTTTGGCGTGAAAGCCGCGCAGGAGCGCATCGCCAAACGTGAGGGCGGCATCATCTGGCACACCCAGGGCTCGGGTAAGAGCTTGACGATGGTGTGGCTGGCCAAGTGGATTCGGGAACATCAGGACGATGCGAGGGTTCTGCTGATCACCGACCGCACCGAGTTGGACGACCAGATCGAGGGCGTCTTCAACGGTGTCAATGAGCAGATCTATCGCACCAAGAGCGGCTCAGACCTGATCGGGACTCTCAACACCTCCGAGGAGTGGCTGATCTGCTCACTGGTGCACAAGTTCCGTGGGGCCGATACCGACGCCTCGGACGACGACGCGACCACAGATTTCATCAAAGAGCTGAATGCCAGACTACCGAAGGACTTCAAGGCCAAGGGCAACATCTTCGTCTTTGTCGATGAGGCGCACCGCACCCAGTCGGGCAAAATGCACACCGCCATGAAGGAACTGCTCCCGGGCGCGATGTTCATCGGCTTCACCGGCACGCCACTACTGAAGGCAGACAAGGCCACCAGTATCGAGACCTTCGGCTCGTTCATCCACACCTACAAGTTCGACGAAGCTGTCGAGGACGGCGTGGTACTTGACCTGCGCTACGAGGCTCGCAACATCGATCAAGACCTCACGTCACCGGACAAGGTCGACAAGTGGTTCGAAGCCAAGACCAAAGGTATGACCGACCTGTCAAAGGCAGAGCTCAAGAAGCGCTGGGGCACGATGCAAAAGGTCGTGTCTAGCGAGCCGCGTGCTCGTCAGATCGTTGACGACATCCTGATGGACATGGAGACGAAGCCCCGCCTGATGGACAAGCGTGGCAACGCCATGCTGGTCGGTTCGTCGATCTACCAGGCGTGCAAGTTCTATGAGCTGTTCAACGCCACCGACCTCAAAGGCAAGTGCGCAATCGTCACCAGCTACACCCCGAACGCCAGCGACATCTCCAAAGAAGACTCCGGCGAAGGCAAGACCGAGAAGCTACGCCAGTATGACATCTACCGTCGCATGCTGGCTGACTACTTCGGTGAGTCCGAGGACGCTGCGATGGGCAAAGTCGAGCAGTTCGAAAAAGAAGTCAAGGAACAGTTCGTCAAGCACCCTGGTCAGATGCGCCTGCTGATCGTGGTCGACAAGCTCCTAACAGGCTTCGACGCACCGAGCGCCACCTATCTCTACATCGACAAGAAGATGCGCGACCACGGTCTGTTCCAAGCGATTTGCCGCGTCAACCGCCTCGACGGCGAAGACAAAGACTACGGCTACATTGTCGACTACCAGGACCTCTTCAACTCACTCGAAGATGCCATCACCGACTACACGTCTGGTGCGCTGGACGGCTACGAGAAGAAGGACATCGACGGCCTCCTGAGCGACCGCATCGAGAAATCGCGCGACGACCTCGACGATGCCCTTGAGCGAATCCGGGCACTCGTCGAGCCCGTGGCACCGCCGAAGGGCACCTTGCAATATCAGCAGTACTTCTGTGCCAAGGACCAGGGCGACGCCGAGCAGCTTAAAGCCAACGAGCCGAAGCGCGTCGAGCTGTACAAAGAGGTGTCGGCGGTGTCCCGCGCCTACAGCAACCTAGCCAACGAGATGGCCGACGCCGGCTACAGCGACTCCGAGGCTGCCGCGATCAAGACGGAGATCGCGCACTACGTCGACGTGCGTGCCGAGGTGAAGCTGGGCGCGGGCGAAGACATTGACTTTAAGCAGTACGAAGCTGGTATGCGCTACCTACTCGACACCTACATCCGGGCCGATGCCAGCGAGGTCGTATCCGAGTTCGAAAACACTGGCTTGGTCGATTTGATCGTCAAGCTCGGCGCAGGGGCAATCGACAAGCTGCCGCCAGGCATCAAGAAAGATCCCGAGGCGGTCGCTGAGACGATCACCAACAACATGCGCAAGGTGATCATCGACGAGCACGCCATGAACCCTAAGTACTACGACAAGATGAGCGAGCTACTCGACGCCATCATCGAACAGCGCCGCCAACAGGCCATCGATTACCAGGCGTACCTGGCAAAGCTGCTGGAAGCCGCCAAGAAGCTCGGTACCGGCGAAGGTACCGGCCACAGTTACCCAGACTGGGTCAATGATGGCGCGCGTAAGGCGCTCGTCGATTTCACCTGGCCCGACGTCGAGATCGCGCGCAGCCTGGACGAAGCTGTCCGGACGACGAAGCCCGATGCCTGGGTCGGTAACCCGCTCAAGGAGAAAGTCGTCAAGCGTGCGCTGCGCCGTACCCTGCCCAACGACTACGACGATGACAAGCTCGATGAGGTATTCAACCTAGTGAAGGCTCGAGATGAGTACCGCTAG
- a CDS encoding restriction endonuclease subunit S produces the protein MSQTSTVQIREVSDLVTKGTTPTSLGRKFTTSGVRFLKVETFASDGTFIPGREAFIDRQTHQLLRRSQLAEGDILFSIAGALGRSTVVEQAWLPANTNQAFAIIRPSTKRRSVVARYLLWQLRSPAIARRIAEINVQAAQANLSLEQVRDFEIPIVSSLEQEAIADALDDVNELIATLERLIAKKQAIKQGMMQQLLTGRTRLPGFTGTWMVSTLGTLARVTGGGTPSTRVASYWGGGIPWFTPAEIKAQGSGLVSSSERRITQAGLASSAATLLPAGTVLVTSRASIGNCAVAAVPVSTNQGFASMIPKDSRSTWFLYYWVQQHRSEFESRAAGSTFLEISASKVSAIPLRKPNLDEQAAIGTAIRDVDAELDTLSNRLIKARAIKQGMMQQLLTGRTRLPVEVSS, from the coding sequence ATGAGCCAAACGTCTACGGTGCAAATTAGAGAAGTTAGTGACCTTGTAACAAAGGGTACGACTCCGACGAGTCTCGGCCGAAAGTTCACTACCAGCGGTGTGAGGTTCCTCAAAGTCGAAACCTTCGCTAGTGATGGAACATTCATTCCTGGCCGTGAAGCGTTTATCGATCGTCAGACCCACCAGCTACTCCGGAGGTCGCAACTTGCCGAAGGTGACATTCTCTTCTCGATTGCTGGCGCCCTTGGTCGCTCGACGGTAGTTGAACAGGCTTGGCTCCCAGCCAACACAAATCAGGCCTTCGCAATTATTCGCCCATCGACGAAGCGTCGATCGGTAGTGGCGAGGTATCTGCTTTGGCAGCTCCGTAGCCCTGCTATCGCACGGCGGATCGCTGAGATCAACGTGCAGGCAGCCCAGGCGAACCTTTCCTTAGAGCAGGTGCGCGACTTCGAGATTCCGATTGTATCTAGTCTTGAGCAAGAGGCAATCGCAGATGCTCTCGATGACGTGAATGAACTGATTGCCACTCTCGAACGCCTCATCGCCAAGAAGCAGGCGATTAAGCAGGGCATGATGCAGCAGCTCCTGACTGGCCGCACCCGCCTGCCCGGCTTCACTGGCACCTGGATGGTATCCACGCTCGGAACCCTAGCTCGCGTCACGGGGGGCGGAACACCTTCAACTCGCGTCGCTTCGTACTGGGGTGGCGGTATACCGTGGTTTACTCCCGCCGAGATCAAGGCCCAGGGATCAGGTCTCGTGTCATCTTCAGAGCGAAGAATCACGCAAGCGGGCCTTGCCAGCTCCGCGGCAACGCTACTGCCAGCGGGTACGGTGTTGGTGACTTCGCGCGCAAGTATCGGAAACTGTGCAGTTGCCGCTGTTCCGGTGTCCACAAATCAGGGATTCGCCTCGATGATCCCCAAGGATTCACGCTCGACATGGTTCTTGTACTACTGGGTTCAACAACATCGGTCGGAATTTGAATCACGCGCCGCAGGCAGTACCTTCCTTGAGATCAGCGCAAGCAAGGTATCAGCCATTCCATTGCGTAAGCCCAATCTTGATGAGCAGGCTGCGATCGGTACCGCGATTCGGGACGTAGACGCAGAACTCGACACGCTCAGTAACCGCTTGATTAAGGCCCGCGCAATCAAGCAGGGCATGATGCAGCAGCTCCTGACCGGTCGCACACGCTTGCCTGTAGAGGTTTCGTCATGA
- a CDS encoding type I restriction-modification system subunit M has product MALKKSDLYSSLWASCDQLRGGMDASQYKDYILTLLFVKYVSDKAKADSASLIDVPEGGSFDDMLAAKNDKEIGDKFNKIIAKLADANDLRNVIDLADFNDEEKLGKGKEMVDRLSKLVTIFNDLDFRGSRAEGDDLLGDAYEYLMRHFATESGKSKGQFYTPAEVSRILAKVVGIGAQTRQDQTVYDPACGSGSLLLKAAAEAPRGMSVYGQEKDNATWALSKMNMILHGNEIAEIYKGDTITSPQTVAGSHLKTFDFVVMNPPFSVKSWNNGLEHDYNRFEYGRPPEKNGDYAFLLHALTSLKSAGKGAIILPHGVLFRGNAEAGIRKRLLQHGFIKGIIGLPANLFYGTGIPACIVVLDKENAVGRTGVFMIDASKGFIKDGNKNRLRSQDIHKIVDTFNNQREIERYSRMVPMSEIADPKNDYNLNIPRYIDSSEPEDLQDLHAHLHGGIPDRDLDLLDDYWQAFPQLRAQLFKPNRPGYSDLTLDVSQVQQAILDSAEFQKLAEEARSITTDWFDAHRDALVAIDADTKPNDLIATIGDDLLDRFKPVPLLDEYDVYEQLMAYWHDTMHDDVYLIMADDWTAAAKPRLTINDKERKLTEEPDLIIGSGKNAQKYKMDLIPPALIVARYFGEQQAKVDEIVAVAEESTRAVEEYVEEHAVEDGLLADAMDDDKITKALVAARLKAVKRGGDPEEVRALQHAAKLYNAEAAAKKAAKDAQAELDLTTLKKYGALTEIDIEALVIDDKWQATAVHRIAGEVEALTLDLVARIQQLGERYAATIDDLDTELARIEGKVSAHLAAMGVER; this is encoded by the coding sequence GTGGCACTCAAGAAGTCGGACCTCTACTCATCCCTGTGGGCAAGTTGCGACCAGCTTCGAGGCGGCATGGATGCCTCGCAGTACAAGGATTACATCCTGACCTTGCTGTTCGTGAAGTACGTCTCCGACAAGGCGAAGGCTGATTCGGCCAGCCTGATCGACGTGCCAGAAGGCGGATCGTTCGACGACATGCTGGCCGCGAAGAACGACAAGGAGATTGGCGACAAGTTCAACAAGATTATCGCCAAGCTCGCCGACGCCAACGATCTGCGTAATGTCATCGATCTAGCCGACTTCAACGACGAGGAGAAGCTTGGCAAGGGCAAGGAGATGGTGGATCGCCTCTCCAAGCTTGTCACGATCTTCAACGACCTCGATTTCCGAGGCTCACGTGCTGAGGGTGACGACCTGCTTGGTGACGCCTACGAGTACCTCATGCGCCACTTCGCCACGGAGTCCGGCAAGAGCAAGGGTCAGTTCTATACCCCAGCCGAAGTGTCGCGCATCCTCGCCAAGGTCGTCGGAATCGGCGCGCAGACCCGGCAGGATCAGACGGTCTACGACCCGGCCTGCGGCTCCGGCTCGCTCTTACTTAAGGCGGCAGCTGAGGCTCCGCGCGGCATGTCGGTCTACGGCCAGGAGAAGGACAACGCCACCTGGGCACTGTCCAAGATGAACATGATCCTGCACGGCAACGAAATCGCCGAAATCTACAAGGGCGACACCATCACGAGCCCGCAGACTGTGGCGGGTAGTCACCTCAAGACCTTCGACTTCGTGGTCATGAATCCGCCGTTCTCGGTGAAATCCTGGAACAACGGCCTCGAACACGACTACAACCGCTTCGAGTACGGCCGCCCGCCAGAGAAGAACGGCGACTACGCGTTCCTGCTCCACGCACTGACATCACTCAAGAGCGCCGGCAAAGGGGCGATCATCCTGCCGCACGGTGTGCTGTTTCGAGGCAACGCCGAAGCCGGCATCCGCAAGCGCCTGCTTCAGCATGGATTTATCAAAGGCATCATCGGCTTGCCCGCCAACCTGTTCTATGGCACAGGCATCCCCGCCTGCATCGTCGTCCTCGACAAGGAGAACGCGGTCGGACGCACCGGTGTGTTCATGATCGATGCGTCCAAGGGTTTCATCAAGGACGGCAACAAGAACCGTCTCCGTAGCCAGGACATCCACAAGATCGTCGACACTTTCAACAACCAGCGGGAGATCGAGCGGTACTCCCGCATGGTGCCGATGAGTGAGATCGCCGACCCGAAGAACGACTACAACCTCAACATCCCGCGCTACATCGACTCCTCCGAGCCGGAGGATCTACAGGACCTGCACGCACACCTCCACGGCGGGATTCCGGATCGTGACCTCGACCTGCTCGACGACTACTGGCAGGCGTTTCCGCAGCTCCGCGCGCAGCTCTTCAAGCCGAATCGACCTGGCTACAGCGATCTGACCCTCGACGTAAGCCAAGTGCAACAGGCGATCCTGGACTCCGCTGAGTTCCAAAAGCTCGCCGAAGAGGCGCGATCGATCACGACGGATTGGTTCGACGCACATCGTGATGCTCTCGTCGCGATCGACGCCGACACGAAGCCTAACGATCTCATCGCCACGATCGGCGACGACCTACTGGATCGATTCAAACCTGTGCCGTTGCTCGACGAGTACGACGTCTACGAGCAGCTCATGGCCTATTGGCACGACACGATGCACGATGACGTCTACCTGATTATGGCCGACGACTGGACGGCAGCTGCCAAGCCGCGCCTGACGATCAACGACAAGGAACGCAAACTCACCGAGGAACCCGATCTCATCATCGGTTCGGGCAAGAATGCCCAGAAGTACAAGATGGACCTGATCCCGCCAGCCCTGATCGTGGCGCGATACTTCGGCGAGCAGCAGGCCAAGGTCGACGAAATCGTTGCTGTAGCCGAAGAATCCACTCGCGCCGTTGAGGAATACGTCGAGGAGCACGCCGTCGAAGACGGACTCCTTGCCGATGCCATGGACGATGACAAGATCACCAAAGCGCTTGTCGCTGCTCGACTCAAGGCCGTCAAACGGGGCGGCGACCCCGAGGAGGTTCGGGCTCTCCAGCACGCCGCCAAGCTGTACAACGCCGAAGCTGCCGCCAAGAAGGCTGCCAAAGACGCTCAGGCTGAGCTTGATCTCACCACGCTCAAAAAGTACGGCGCTCTGACCGAGATTGACATCGAGGCGCTAGTGATCGATGACAAGTGGCAGGCCACCGCTGTCCATCGGATCGCAGGCGAGGTCGAAGCACTCACGCTCGACCTTGTGGCACGCATTCAACAGCTCGGCGAGCGATATGCGGCGACCATCGATGATCTCGACACTGAGCTTGCGAGAATCGAGGGGAAGGTTTCGGCCCATCTCGCAGCGATGGGGGTAGAACGATGA
- a CDS encoding type IV secretory system conjugative DNA transfer family protein, with translation MNEATRLVFVTLSIPAPLSLEAAHAAVVALAGLSRQPQIVIEALGNNRHVRWRIGTPVRHRHQVIEVLRTHLPGLVVDEPKPLAPGPRADVAAKIRVRSRSVVEGSLAHESTESVTRGVLGALAVAGRHERVHLQVILGPRKTPQLPPQQLRGGDRTLAVAKLREFRFGCAIRVAATAADDDRARHLAERVIAAVRGLNAPTAQLTATRMATTSFDRARAPWFWTTTLSVSEVVALTAWPIAHRDAAPLPGVPSRHPKLLPASASTLKEGRTVGVSTAQPERPIAISVRDSLSGIAITGPTGVGKSNLLGQFALADIAAGRGLVVIDPKGDLIDDILQRADESRLDDIAVVDATDSAPIGINGLVGATDPDLAADTTLGVFHSLWADAWGPRTQDVLHASLLTLARRGDASIAMLPLLLTNPGFRRSIVGRVAREDPMGLGGFWAWWESLSDNEQAQATAPLLRRVRPILLRPGLRGILGQRRPKFDLSDVFTKRRILLVSLEKGKIGPEAAALLGSLIVSQLWTATLARAAQSPQSRHPVTILIDEVQDYLRLPGDIGDALAQARGLGVGYTLAHQHLGQLPKSIREAVTANARTRIAFQLSHPDAREFASLTSGQLEPADFETLPAFHAYAQILHQNTPGPWVSVTTTKMPDPVRSAASIRRRSRERYGQPLSEVEADLLSLTERRTVRESFGRTKRSDTEGGTS, from the coding sequence ATGAATGAGGCCACCCGACTGGTCTTTGTCACCTTGTCGATCCCCGCCCCGCTATCGCTCGAGGCCGCTCACGCCGCCGTGGTCGCTCTGGCGGGACTCAGTAGGCAGCCGCAGATCGTCATCGAGGCGCTTGGCAACAATCGACACGTGCGGTGGCGCATCGGAACGCCGGTGCGCCACCGCCACCAAGTGATCGAGGTGTTGCGCACCCATCTTCCCGGCCTCGTCGTCGACGAGCCAAAGCCCCTCGCGCCCGGGCCGCGCGCCGATGTCGCCGCGAAGATCCGTGTCCGGTCACGGTCTGTGGTCGAGGGCTCACTCGCACACGAATCCACTGAATCGGTGACACGGGGAGTCCTCGGTGCGCTGGCGGTCGCCGGTCGGCATGAGCGCGTCCACCTCCAGGTCATACTCGGACCACGCAAGACCCCCCAGCTGCCGCCTCAGCAACTCCGCGGCGGAGACCGCACGCTCGCCGTCGCCAAGCTCCGCGAGTTTCGGTTCGGCTGCGCTATCCGCGTCGCGGCAACAGCCGCAGACGACGACCGAGCTCGACACCTGGCGGAACGCGTCATCGCCGCAGTTCGCGGACTGAACGCCCCGACCGCCCAGCTCACTGCCACCCGCATGGCCACTACGTCATTCGACCGCGCGCGTGCACCGTGGTTCTGGACGACGACGCTGAGCGTCAGTGAGGTCGTGGCACTGACGGCCTGGCCCATCGCGCACCGCGACGCCGCGCCGCTTCCCGGAGTGCCGTCGCGACATCCGAAGCTACTTCCCGCCTCCGCCAGCACGCTGAAGGAGGGGCGCACCGTTGGGGTATCGACCGCACAGCCGGAGCGACCAATTGCTATCTCGGTTCGCGACTCGCTGTCCGGCATCGCCATCACCGGACCGACCGGCGTCGGTAAATCAAACCTGCTCGGCCAATTTGCGCTGGCAGATATTGCGGCAGGACGCGGACTTGTCGTGATCGACCCAAAGGGCGACCTGATCGACGACATCCTGCAGCGTGCCGACGAATCACGACTCGATGACATCGCCGTCGTCGACGCCACCGACTCGGCGCCCATCGGCATCAACGGCCTGGTCGGTGCGACCGATCCAGACCTTGCGGCCGACACCACCCTCGGCGTCTTCCACTCGCTGTGGGCCGACGCGTGGGGACCACGCACGCAAGACGTCCTACACGCCAGCCTCCTGACACTCGCCCGACGCGGCGACGCCTCGATCGCCATGTTGCCGCTGCTGCTCACCAATCCCGGTTTTCGGCGTTCGATCGTCGGTCGAGTGGCGCGCGAGGACCCGATGGGGCTCGGTGGGTTCTGGGCATGGTGGGAGAGCCTCAGCGACAACGAGCAGGCTCAGGCCACCGCGCCGCTGCTGCGCCGGGTGCGACCGATCCTGCTTCGTCCCGGCCTGCGGGGCATCCTCGGCCAGCGCCGTCCCAAATTCGATCTGTCCGACGTTTTCACTAAGCGCCGCATCCTGCTGGTCAGTCTGGAGAAGGGCAAGATCGGCCCCGAAGCTGCCGCACTGCTCGGGTCCCTGATCGTCTCGCAACTTTGGACCGCGACCCTCGCTCGAGCCGCTCAGTCACCGCAGTCTCGGCACCCGGTCACCATCTTGATCGACGAAGTCCAGGACTACCTTCGGCTCCCAGGCGACATCGGTGACGCACTGGCGCAAGCACGCGGGCTCGGCGTCGGCTATACCCTGGCACACCAGCACCTCGGTCAGCTTCCCAAGTCGATTCGCGAAGCCGTTACTGCGAACGCCAGAACGCGCATTGCCTTCCAGCTGAGTCACCCTGACGCCCGCGAGTTCGCCAGTCTCACCAGCGGTCAGCTCGAACCCGCCGACTTCGAGACACTCCCGGCCTTCCATGCGTACGCCCAGATCCTGCACCAGAACACGCCTGGACCGTGGGTAAGTGTCACTACCACGAAGATGCCCGACCCTGTCCGGTCAGCCGCATCAATCCGGCGGCGCTCCCGCGAGCGCTACGGTCAGCCGCTCAGCGAGGTCGAAGCCGATCTGCTGTCACTGACCGAACGCCGCACCGTCCGTGAATCCTTCGGTCGCACCAAGCGATCCGACACGGAAGGGGGTACGTCATGA
- a CDS encoding replication-relaxation family protein, with the protein MSTESARVLQPDKRRRRIDRDELGRISQAMPERDREVLRRIDEHRYLTTHHIQSFIFTDHGSTDSAARTTRYVLARLERLALIRALPRRIGGVRAGSAARIWQLAPAGARLLRDEGQTYRSHEPSLRFLQHCLAVADVHLGLRALTTIDTVETIDVATEPNSWRRFVGTGGEQRLLQPDLASIVRTRDYVDRWFIEVDLGTESLPTVLKKCGQYESYRASGIEQDVHHAFPLVIWIFTSQTHAEKVQSSILRSPRLTPDLYRVVTADRFATSAQEWLQ; encoded by the coding sequence ATGTCGACGGAGAGCGCCCGAGTCCTGCAGCCGGACAAGCGACGCCGCCGGATCGACCGCGACGAACTTGGGCGCATAAGTCAGGCTATGCCGGAGCGGGACCGTGAGGTTCTGCGCCGCATCGACGAGCATCGCTACCTCACTACACACCACATTCAGTCGTTCATCTTCACCGATCACGGCAGCACCGACTCGGCTGCTCGCACCACCCGCTACGTCCTAGCTCGGCTCGAACGTCTGGCGTTGATTCGAGCACTGCCGCGCCGCATCGGTGGAGTCCGCGCAGGGAGCGCCGCTCGTATCTGGCAACTGGCCCCGGCTGGTGCTCGACTGCTCCGAGATGAGGGGCAGACCTACCGCAGCCATGAACCGTCGCTGCGCTTCCTTCAGCACTGCCTGGCCGTCGCCGACGTCCACCTCGGTCTGCGCGCTCTGACGACCATCGACACCGTCGAGACAATTGACGTCGCGACCGAGCCCAACTCCTGGCGACGCTTCGTGGGCACCGGCGGTGAACAGCGCTTGCTGCAGCCCGATCTCGCCAGCATCGTCCGGACGAGAGACTACGTCGATCGTTGGTTCATCGAGGTCGACCTCGGCACCGAATCGCTCCCGACCGTACTCAAGAAGTGCGGCCAGTACGAGAGCTATCGAGCCAGCGGCATCGAGCAGGACGTCCACCACGCATTCCCGTTGGTGATCTGGATCTTCACTAGCCAGACGCATGCCGAAAAGGTGCAGTCCTCGATCCTGCGCTCGCCCCGACTGACACCCGATCTGTACCGCGTGGTGACGGCCGACCGTTTCGCGACCAGCGCACAGGAGTGGCTGCAGTGA
- a CDS encoding DNA-methyltransferase, giving the protein MTGDALTQLRFLPDARIDCIITSPPYFRLRDYGHGDQLGLESHVDAWVAQLRAVLTECARVLVPTGTLWLNLGDTYSTHIREGAERKSLLLGPERLALHLIADGWVVRNKIVWAKTNTVPSSVRDRLTASHEVVYLLTRSPRYYFDLDEIRIPHVSQPPRRSPRPVNRAEKAGRGPNTHSDRGLLDLRANGRVGHPLGKNPGDVWAMSVSNFRSSHIATYPESLVRRMILAGCPRLRCSHCRSPWTRQLVRHGDQAHRKPPRPSCACDAPAEPGLVLDPFIGSGTTAVVAARTGRDWLGIEINPRYVEVAEQRIQTTRQPNTPQPTKRKEVL; this is encoded by the coding sequence TTGACCGGCGACGCGCTCACTCAGTTGAGATTCCTGCCAGACGCCAGGATCGACTGCATCATCACCAGCCCGCCATACTTCCGGCTGCGGGACTACGGCCACGGTGACCAGCTCGGCCTCGAATCGCACGTCGACGCCTGGGTGGCTCAACTGCGCGCTGTACTCACTGAATGTGCCCGTGTCCTTGTACCGACTGGCACTCTGTGGCTCAACCTCGGGGACACCTACAGCACCCATATCAGAGAAGGTGCTGAGCGCAAGAGTCTGCTGCTTGGTCCGGAACGTTTGGCGCTCCACTTGATTGCAGACGGCTGGGTCGTCCGTAACAAGATCGTCTGGGCCAAGACCAACACGGTGCCGTCGAGTGTGCGGGACCGGCTCACCGCTTCGCACGAGGTTGTCTACCTGCTGACGCGTTCGCCGCGCTACTACTTCGATCTCGACGAGATCCGCATCCCGCATGTCTCTCAACCACCGCGACGATCACCTCGACCAGTGAACCGCGCCGAGAAAGCAGGGCGCGGGCCGAACACCCACAGCGATCGCGGCCTGCTCGATCTCCGAGCCAACGGACGAGTCGGACATCCCCTCGGCAAGAACCCCGGCGATGTCTGGGCGATGAGCGTCAGTAACTTCCGGAGCAGCCACATCGCGACCTACCCGGAGTCACTTGTCCGTCGCATGATTCTGGCCGGCTGTCCACGGCTGCGGTGCTCCCACTGCCGATCCCCATGGACACGGCAGCTGGTGCGGCACGGTGATCAGGCGCACCGGAAACCACCTCGGCCGAGCTGCGCCTGCGATGCACCCGCCGAACCCGGACTCGTTCTCGATCCGTTCATCGGCTCAGGTACGACGGCCGTCGTTGCAGCTCGTACGGGGCGCGACTGGCTCGGGATCGAGATCAACCCCCGCTACGTCGAGGTTGCGGAACAGCGGATTCAAACCACCCGGCAACCCAACACACCACAACCTACAAAACGAAAGGAGGTGCTATGA